Within Streptomyces antibioticus, the genomic segment CTGGTACGAGGTGACGATGAAGTCCTTGCGCAGCACGGGGATGTCCACCCGCGCGCGGACCGCCTCCAGGTCGGCGAGGGAGCCGCCGAAGCGGCGCTGTTCGGTGAGGACGGAGATGACGGCGGCGCCGCCCGCCTCGTAGTCGGCGGCCAGTCCGGCCGGGTCGGCGATGGCGGCCAGCGCGCCCTTGGAGGGGCTGGACCGCTTGACCTCGCAGATCACCTTGACGCCGTCGCCGCGCAGGGCGGCCGCGCCGTCCTTGGCGGCGGGGGCCTTCGCCGCGCGCTCCTTCAGCTCGTCGAGGCTGACGCGCGCCTGCCGCTCCGCGAGGTCGGCACGGACTCCGTCGATGATCTCGTCGAGCACACTCACGCGAGCGGCCCCCTTCCGAGGGTTGACGGTCGGCTGAGCGATCCAGCGACCAGGGAACGAATGGAACAGATGGTCACTGCGATGGTATCCGCCAGAAGGCGAAGCCCTCACATCCGGTTGACGCCGGTCCCACCACCTGGACGTTCTCCGGCCCGGTCAGGGATGGAGCCAGCCGCCGAACGGCAGGTTGCGGACCACCGTGAAGACCAGCAGCAACGCGCCGAGCGTCCACAGCCGGACGGGTGTCAGGTCGAGCCGGACCGGGCGTCCGCGGGCCGCGCGGACCACCCAGACGGTCCACAGCACGGCGAACCCCAGATAGCCGACGACGGCCATCGCGTTGGCGTGCAGGGCGGCGCCGAGGTCACCGTGCGCGACGGCGTACGCGCTGCGCAGTCCGCCGCAGCCGGGGCAGTACAGGCCGGTGAGCCGCAGCAGCGGGCAGACCGGGTAGTGGCCGGGTTCGTTGGGGTCGACGGCGCCGACGTAGGCGAAGGCCCCGGCGACGGCCGCGAGGATCCCGGCGGGTACGGCGAGCCGTCCCGCGACCGTTGACGTCACCCGCTGGCTGTCGGCGTTCACGCCTCGCATTGTGCCTCGCGGTGCGGCCACGCGCGCGTGAGGGGCGGCCGGTGTGACACCGGCCGCCCCTCACGAGGTCCTGCGAAGCTGTCGTCGGGAGTCCGCTCAGCTCTCGGCGCCGGCCGGCTCACGGGTCGCGGTGACGACCTTCGCCGCGGGGCGGTGGGTCTCGCGCGGCTGGCCCAGGCCCGCCATGCGCATGGCGCCGCCGACCACACCGCCGAGGGCCACGATGACCATGCCGGCCCAGAAGCCCACCGGCTGGGCCATCACCATGAACGCGCCCGAGACGCAGAAACCGATGAAGGCGATGATGACACCGGTCCAGGCGGCCGGGGTGTGTCCGTGGCTGCTGCCCGCCATTGCTTGCTCCTCATTGCTGTCGGGGTTGTAGGGGCCGGCCCGGTGGGCGCGTCCCGTACGTGTCCTGGCCGGACGTTCGTCGTCCATTGTCCCGTACGCGCGGGCGTACCGGACGCGGGGGTGGCCCGCGGTCGCGTCTGATTCACCACATCGAGAGGCGGGCGCGCACCGCGCGCGACCCGGTGCTCACGCCGGGTCGGGGCGGGTGGGGTCCTCGCCGCGGTCCAGGGCCTTCCACATCTCCTCGGGCCGCTCCGGGTCGGCGGGCCGGGCGGCGCGGCGCGGGCGGGGGGTGCCGTCGCGCTCGTAGCGGCCGGACATGCCGGGCCAGCGGTTGCCGTAGCGCAGGGCGAGCAGGCCGGCCAGCAGGATCAGGGCGCCGCCGGCGACCGCGGCGAAGGGCCAGGCGGTGTAGCCGAAGGAGGCGACGGTGGCCGAGGTGTCGCCGGACACCTTGGCGGCCTGCTCGTCGAGCGCGGAGTTGTCGCCGGCGCCGAGCAGGGCGGCGGTGACGATGCCGGCGCCGGAGAGCGTCAGCAGGACGGAGACGGCGAGGCGGCCGGTGCGGCGCACGGCGAAGACGGCGACGAGCGCGGCGAGGCCCACTATCGCGAGCGCGGCGGGGACGCCGGTGACGTCACTGCCGTCGGCGGTCAGCCGGAAGGCGCCGCCGGGCACCGAGGCCCAGCCCTTCGACCAGGGCTGCCGGGTGGACAGCAGGGCCATGGCCGCGCCCAGCGCACCGCTCAGCAGCGCGAGGGCGAGGCTGCGGCGGCCGGACCGCGTGGGGGCGGCTTCGGATCGGGGGGGAGGTACGGCAGCAGTCACGTAGACCACTATCGCCTGAACCCCGGGCGAACCGTCACCCGGGGCCGACGTGAGACGCGCCCTATTTTCCGCCGCCCGGGGTGGCGGCCGCGGTGCCGGGCGCGGTGGTGCTCCGGGTGCCGAGCCGGTTCGCCGTGTGGACGGCGCGCAGCACGGCGGCGGCCTTGTTGCGGCACTCCTGGTCCTCGGCGGCCGGGTCGGAGTCGGCGACGACGCCCGCGCCGGCCTGGACGTAGGCGGTGCCGTCGCGCAGCAGGGCCGTCCGGATGGCGATGGCGGTGTCGGAGTCGCCGGCGAAGTCGAGATAGCCGACGCAGCCGCCGTACAGGCCGCGGCGGGCGGGTTCGAGTGCGTCGATGATCTGCATGGCGCGGGGCTTGGGAGCGCCGGAGAGGGTGCCGGCCGGGAAGCAGGCGGTGAGGACGTCGAAGGCGGTGCGGCCGGGGGCGACCTTGCCGGTGACGGTGGAGACGATGTGCATGACGTGCGAGTACCGCTCGACGGACATGAAGTCGACGACCTCGACGGAGCCCGGTTCGCAGACCCGCCCGAGGTCGTTGCGGCCGAGGTCGACGAGCATCAGGTGCTCGGCGCGCTCCTTGGGGTCGGCGAGCAGTTCGTCGGCGAGGGCCTGGTCCTCCTGCGGGGTGGTGCCGCGGTGCCGGGTGCCGGCGATGGGGTGGACCATGGCCCGGCCGTCCTCGACCTTGACCAGGGCCTCCGGGGAGGAGCCCACGACGTCGAAGCCGTCGAAGCGGAACAGATACATGTACGGCGAGGGGTTGGTGGCCCGCAGCACCCGGTAGACGTCCAGCGCGCTCGCCGTGCAGGGCGTCTCGAAGCGCTGCGAGGGGACCACCTGGAACGCCTCGCCCGCGCGGATGCGCTCCTTGATGTCCTCGACGGCCCGCTGGAAGTCCGGGCCGCCCCAGCGGGCGGTGTACTCGGGCAGTTCGGAGGGCGGCAGGACGGCGGGCGGCTGGGCCACCGGGCGGGAGAGGTCGGCCTCCATGGCGTCCAGCCGGGCCACGGCGTCCGCGTACGCCTCGTCGACGCCGGTGTCGAGGTCGTTGTGGTTGATCGCGTTGGCGATCAGCAGGACGGAGCCCTCCCAGTGGTCCATGACGGCGAGGTCGCTGGTCAGGAGCATGGTCAGCTCGGGCAGCCGCAGGTCGTCGTGGTCGCCGGGGCCGATCTTCTCCAGGCGGCGGACGATGTCGTAGCCGAGGTAGCCGACCATGCCGCCGGTGAAGGGCGGCAGGTCCTCCTGGTGGGGGGTGTGCAGGGCCTCGATGGTGGCGCGCAGGGCGGCCAGCGGGTCGCCGTCGACGGGGACGCCGACGGGCGGGGTGCCCAGCCAGTGCGCCCGGCCGTCGCGGGCGGTGAGGGTGGCGGCGGAACGGACGCCGACGAAGGAGTACCGGGACCACGAACGGCCGTTCTCCGCGGACTCCAGGAGGAAGGTGCCGGGCCGCTCGGCGGCGAGCTTGCGGTAGAGCGCGACCGGGGTGTCGCCGTCGGCGAGCAGCTTGCGGGTGACCGGGATGACACGGCGGTCGCCGGCCAGCTTGCGGAACGTCTCGAGGTCCATGGCGGCGACCTTACTGATCCGTGGCGGACACGCCGGAATCGGCGTTCTCGATCAGGACATCGGCGTCGAAGCAGGTGCGGGCGCCGGTGTGGCAGGCGGCGCCGACCTGGTCGACCTTGACCAGCACGGTGTCGGCGTCGCAGTCGAGGGCGACGGACCTGACCCACTGGAAGTGGCCGGAGGTGTCGCCCTTGACCCAGTACTCCTGACGGCTGCGCGACCAGTAGGTGCAGCGGCCGGTGGTCAGGGTGCGGTGCAGCGCCTCGTCGTCCATCCAGCCCAGCATGAGCACCTCTCCGGTGTCGTACTGCTGGGCGATGGCGGGGACGAGCCCGTCGGCGCTGCGCTTGAGGCGCGCGGCGATGGCGGGGTCCAGGCTGCTGGGAGGGGGCGTGCTGGTCATGGGGCCATTGTGCCGCGCGCCACGGACGGTGACGGCCGGTGTCCGGAGGCTGGAAAGGGCGGCCGGCCGGGCGACGGGTGGGCGGAGTCGTTACGCGGTCGTAGGCTGACTCCATGTCGACTTTCGCCAAGCGTGAACGGCTTCTGCTCGCCGACCTCTTGGAGACCGCCGGTCCCGAGGCGCCGACCCTGTGCGAGGGCTGGCTGACCCGGGATCTGGCCGCGCACGTGGTGGTGCGCGAGCGCCGTCCGGACGCGGCCGGGGGCATCCTGATCAAGCAGCTCGCGACCCGGCTCGACCGGGTGATGGAGGAGTTCGCCGCCAAGCCGTACGAGGAGCTGATCCAGCTCATCAGGACCGGTCCGCCGCGGTTCTCGCCGTTCGCGCTCAAGCAGGTCGAGGAGATGTCGAACACCATCGAGTTCTATGTGCACACCGAGGACGTCCGGCGCGCCCAGCGCGACTGGTCGCCGCGCGAGCTGGACCCGGTCTTCCAGGACGCCCTGTGGAGCCGGCTGGAGCGCAGCGCGCGGCTGATGGGCCGCTCCGCCCCGACCGGTCTGGTGCTGCGCCGCGCGGACGGCCGCACGGTGGTCGCCAACCGGGGCACCCCGGTGGTGACGGTGACCGGCGAGGCATCGGAGCTGCTGCTGTTCCTCTACGGCCGGCAGAGCGCCGCCCAGGTGGAACTGGACGGCGACAAGGAGGCCGTGGAGAAGCTTCACGACGGCCGGCAGCTCGGGATCTGAGCGCCCGGCCGGGTCCGGCTCAGCGCACCGGGTGTCCGGCCTCTCCCAGGGCCTGCTTGACCTGGCCGATGCGCAGGTCGCCGAAGTGGAAGACGGAGGCGGCCAGGACCGCGTCGGCGCCGGCGCCGACGGCCGGGGCGAAGTCGGCGAGCTTGCCGGCGCCGCCGGAGGCGATCACCGGGATCGTGACGTGCTTGCGCACGGCGGCGATCATCTCCAGGTCGTAGCCGTCCTTGGTGCCGTCGGCGTCCATCGAGTTCAGCAGTATCTCGCCGGCGCCCAGCTCGGCCGCCCGGTGCGCCCATTCGACCGCGTCGATCCCGGTGCCCTTGCGGCCGCCGTGGGTGGTGACCTCGAAGCCGCCGGACGGGGTGCGCCGGGCGTCCACCGACAGCACCAGGACCTGGCTGCCGAAGCGTTCGGCGATCTCCTGGATCAGCTCGGGCCGGGCGATCGCGGCGGTGTTGACGCCCACCTTGTCGGCGCCCGCCCGCAGCAGCCTGTCCACGTCCGCCGGGGTGCGCACGCCGCCGCCGACGGTCAGCGGGATGAACACCTGCTCGGCGGTGCGGCGCACCACGTCGTAGGTGGTCTCGCGGTTGCCGGAGGAGGCGGTGATGTCCAGGAAGGTCAGCTCGTCGGCGCCTTCGGCGTCGTAGACCTTGGCCATCTCGACGGGGTCGCCGGCGTCGCGCAGGTTCTGGAAGTTCACGCCCTTGACGACGCGGCCGGCGTCCACGTCCAGGCAGGGGATGACTCGTACGGCCAGGGTCATGACGAGGACCCTCCTCGGTAGGCCTCGACCTCGACCTCGACGACCAGGCTGGGGTCCACGAGACCGGAGATGATGATCATGGTGGCGGCGGGCCGGACGGTGTCGAACAGCTCCTTGTGGGCCCGTCCGACCTCGTCCACGTCCCGCGCGTGGGTGACGTACATGCGGGTGCGGACGACGTCGTCGCGGCCGAGACCGAGCTGGTCCAGCGCCGAGAACGCGACGTTGAAGGCGTTGACCGTCTGCTCGTAGGGGCCGCCCCCGGCGATCTCGCCGGCCACGACGGAGGTGCAGCCGGCGACCAGCACCAGGCCGTTCGGCAGCTCCACCGCGCGGGAGTAGCCGAACTGCTCCTCCCAGGGCGCGCCCGTCGTCACCCGGCGTACGTCGCTCACAGGGCCACCGCCGACAGCGCCTCTTCCAGGGTGAACGCCTTGGCGTACAGCGCCTTGCCGACGATGGCGCCCTCGACCCCGAGCGGGACCAGACCGGCGAGGGCGCGCAGGTCGTCGAGGGACGACACGCCGCCGGAGGCCACGACCGGGCGGTCGGTGGCGGCGCACACGTTCTTCAGCAGCTCCAGGTTGGGGCCCTGGAGGGTGCCGTCCTTGGCGATGTCGGTGACGACGTAGCGCGCGCAGCCCTCCTGGTCCAGGCGGGCCAGCGTCTCGTAGAGGTCGCCGCCGTCCCGGGTCCAGCCGCGGCCGCGCAGGGTGGTGCCCCGGACGTCCAGGCCGACGGCGATCTTGTCGCCGTGCTCGGCGATGACCTTGGCGACCCACTCGGGGGTCTCCAGGGCGGCCGTGCCGAGGTTCACGCGGGTGCAGCCGGTGGCGAGGGCGGCGGCCAGGGTGGCGTCGTCGCGGATGCCGCCGGACAGTTCCACCTTGATGTCCATGGCCCGGGTGACCTCGGCGACCAGCGACCGGTTGTCGCCGGTGCCGAACGCGGCGTCCAGGTCGACCAGGTGCAGCCACTCGGCGCCCGCCCGCTGCCAGGCCAGCGCCGCCTCCAGCGGGGAGCCGTACGAGGTCTCCGTGCCGGACTCGCCGTGCACGAGACGAACGGCCTGGCCGTCCCGGACGTCGACGGCGGGGAGGAGTTCGAGCTTGCTCACAGGGTTCCGATCCAGTTGGTGAGGAGCTGGGCTCCGGCGTCGCCGGACTTCTCGGGGTGGAACTGGGTGGCCCACAGGGCGCCGTTCTCCACGGCGGCCACGAAGGGCTCGCCGTGCGTCGACCAGGTCACCCGGGGGGCGCGCATCGACGGGTTGTGCACTTCCAGGGACCAGTCGTGGACGGCGTAGGAGTGCACGAAGTAGAAGCGCGCGTCCGCGTCCAGTCCGGCGAAGAGTTCGGAGTCGGCCGGGGCGTCCACGGTGTTCCAGCCCATGTGGGGGACGATCTCGGCCTTGAGCGGTCCGACCGTGCCGGGCCATTCGTCGAGGCCCTCGGTCTCCACGCCGTGCTCGATGCCCCGCGCGAACAGGATCTGCATGCCGACGCAGATCCCCATCACCGGGCGGCCCCCGGACAGCCGGCGGTCGATGATCCAGTCGCCGCGCGCCTCGCGCAGCCCGCGCATACAGGCGGCGAAGGCGCCGACGCCGGGGACCAGCAGCCCGTCGGCGTTCATGGCCGCGTCGAAGTCACGGGTGATCTCGACGTCGGCGCCGGTGCGGGCCAGGGCGCGTTCGGCGGAGCGGACGTTGCCGAAGCCGTAGTCGAAGACGACGACCTTCTTCGGTGTGCCGGTGGCCGCGCTCAACTCCACACCCCCAGCCGCATCACACCGGCGACGAGACACATCCCGGAGCCGATCGACAGCAGCACGACCAGGCTCCTGGGCATGTCCTGCTTGACGAAGGAGTAGATGCCGCCGGCCAGGAAGAGCCCGACGACGATCAGCAGGGTGGACAGCCCGTTCACAGCGCGCCCTTCGTGGAGGGGAGGATGCCGGCCGCGCGCGGGTCGCGCTCGCTGGCGTAGCGCAGGGCCCGGGCCAGCGCCTTGAACTGGCACTCCACGATGTGGTGCGCGTTGCGCCCGTAGGGCACGTGCACGTGCAGCGCGATCTGGGCCTGGGCCACGAAGGACTCCAGGATGTGCCGGGTCATCGTGGTGTCGTACTCGCCGATCATCGGCGCCATCTTCTCGGGCTCGGTGTGCACGAGGTAGGGGCGGCCGGAGAGGTCGACGGTGACCTGGGCGAGGGACTCGTCCAGCGGGACCGTGCAGTTGCCGAAGCGGTAGATGCCGACCTTGTCGCCGAGCGCCTGCTTGAAGGCGGCGCCGAGGGCGAGGGCGGTGTCCTCGATGGTGTGGTGCGAGTCGATGTGCAGATCGCCGTCGGTCTTCACGCTCAGGTCGAACAGGCCGTGCCGGCCGAGCTGGTCGAGCATGTGGTCGTAGAAGCCGACGCCGGTGGCGATGTCGGTCTTGCCGGTGCCGTCGAGGTCGATCTCGACGAGGACCGAGGTCTCCTTCGTGGTGCGCTGCACGCGTCCTGTGCGGCTCATGCGTCAAGCTCCTTCTTCAAGTCCCTCACCGCGTCGAGGAACGCGTCGTTCTCTTCGGGGGTTCCGGCGGTGACCCGCAGCCAACCGGGCACGCCGTTGTCCCGGACCAGGACGCCGCGGTCGAGGATCCGCCGCCACACGTCGTGGGCGTCGGCGAAGCGGCCGAACTGGACGAAGTTGGCGTCCGAGGCGGTGACCTCGTAGCCGGCGGCGAGCAGTTCGGCCACCAGCCGGTCGCGCTCCGACTTGAGCTGCTCGACGTACTTCAGCAGGGTGTCGGTGTGCTCCAGGGCGGCCAGCGCGGTCGCCTGGGTGACGGCCGAGAGGTGGTACGGCAGCCGGACGAGCTGGACGGCGTCCACGACGGCCGGGTGCGCGGCGAGGTAGCCGAGGCGCAGGCCGGCCGCGCCGAACGCCTTCGACATGGTCCGGGAGACGACGAGATGCGGCCGGCCTTCGAGCAGCGGCAGCAGCGAGTCGCCGTGGCTGAACTCGATGTACGCCTCGTCCACGACGACCATCGAGGGCCGCGCGGCCTGCGCGGCCTCGTACAGCGCGAGGACGGTCTCGGCCGGGACGGCGGTGCCGGTGGGGTTGTTGGGGGTGGTGACGAACACGACGTCGGGGCGGTGCTCGGCGATGGCCTGCTCGGCCGCCGCGAGGTCGATGGTGAAGTCCTCGCGGCGCGGCCCGGAGATCCAGCCGGTCCCGGTGCCGCGCGCGATGAGCCCGTGCATCGAGTACGACGGTTCGAAGCCGATCGCCGTGCGGCCGGGGCCGCCGAAGGTCTGGAGGAGCTGCTGGAGGACCTCGTTGGAGCCGTTGGCGGCCCAGACGTTGGCGAGGCCGACCTCGTACCCGGAGGTGTCCGTGAGATACCGGGCGAGCTGCGTGCGCAGGTCGACGGCGTCGCGGTCCGGGTACCGGTTGAGGTTGCGGGCGGCCTCGCGGACGCGCTCCGCGATCCGGTCGACCAGCGCCTCGGGCAGCGGGTAGGGGTTCTCGTTGGTGTTCAGCCGGACGGGGACGTCCAACTGGGGTGCGCCGTAGGGGGACTTGCCGCGCAGCTCGTCCCGTACGGGGAGATCGTCGATGCCGGTCACTTGCCCTCGGGAACCTTCCAACTGAATCGAGCCTTGATCGCCGCGCCGTGCGCGGGCAGGTCCTCCGCCTCCGCCAGGGTCACCACGTGGTGCGCGACCTCGGCGAGCGCGTCCCGCGTGTAGTCCACGATGTGGATGCCGCGCAGGAAGGACTGGACGGACAGGCCGGAGGAGTGGCAGGCGCAGCCGCCGGTGGGCAGCACGTGGTTGGAGCCGGCCGCGTAGTCGCCGAGGGAGACGGGCGCCCAGGGGCCGACGAAGACCGCGCCCGCGTTGCGCACCCGGCCGGCCACCGCGGCGGCGTCGGCCGTCTGGATCTCCAGGTGTTCGGCGCCGTACGCGTCGACCACCCGCAGGCCCTCCTCGACGCCGTCGACGAGGACGATCGCGGACTGCCGGCCGCTCAGCGCCGGGACGATCCGGTCGTCGATGTGCCGGGTGGCCGCGATCTGCGGTTCCAGCTCCTTCTCGACCGCGTCCGCCAGCTCGACGGAGTCGGTGACGAGGACGGCCGCCGCGAGCGGGTCGTGCTCGGCCTGGCTGATCAGGTCGGCCGCCACGTGCACCGGGTCGGCGCCGGCGTCGGCCAGGATCGCGATCTCGGTCGGTCCCGCCTCGGCGTCGATGCCGATCCGGCCGGTGTAGTAGCGCTTGGCGGCGGCGACCCAGATGTTGCCGGGGCCGGTGACCATGTTGGCGGGCGGGCAGGACTCGGTGCCGTGGGCGAACATCGCGACGGCGGTCGCGCCGCCGGCCGCGTACACCTCGTCGACGCCCAGCAGGGCGCAGGCCGCGAGGATGGTGGGGTGCGGCAGGCCACCGAACTCGGCCTGGGCCGGGGAGGCGAGCGCGACGGACGGGACGCCTGCCTCCTGGGCGGGCACCACGTTCATCACGACGGAGGACGGGTAGACCGAGCGGCCGCCGGGCGCGTACAGCCCGACCCGGTCGACGGGTACCCACTTCTCGGTCACGCTGCCGCCCGGCACGACCTGGGTCGTGTGGGTCGTACGGCGCTGGGCGCGGTGCACGAGGCGGGCGCGGCGGATCGACTCCTCCAGGGCCGCGCGCACGGCCGGGTCCAGCTCCTCCAGGGCGCGGGCGAGGGCCTCGGCGGGCACCCGGACCTGCTCCAGCTTCACGCCGTCGAACTTCTCCGCGAAGTCGATCAGCGCCGCGTCACCCCGATGATGCACGGCCTCGCAGATCGGACGCACCTTCTCCAGGGCGGCCGCGACGTCGAAGTCGGCACGGGGCAGCAGGTCGCGCAGGGCGGGTCCCTCGGGGAGGGCGTCGCCGCGCAGATCGATTCGGGAGATCACGCCGTCAATTCTCTCAGACCGGGATCGGGCACCGTCCGCGCGTATCAATGGCTGATACAGAACGTGGCCGGAACCCGGAAGATCGCCTTCACGTCCTGCGTTCGGGAGGTCACTCAGCGGGCACAACGGCTGTGCGCGACCCGAGTGACCGACGGTGACCGAGGGGGTGACGGGGGATGACGGGTGGGACCGACGGGGCCGCCGGGACGGACGGCGTCCGCGCCGGCGATCTGCCGGACGACCTGACCGCGGCCGAGGCCGGGATGTGGCAGGCGTTCCGCAACGGCAGCGTCTACGACCTGAGCGACGGCGACTCGGTCGTCGACGATCCGCACGGCGGGCACCCCTGGGGGCCCGAGCGCACGGTGCGGGCGCGGATCGTGGCCTGGCTGCTGCTGGACGGGCCGCCCGCGCTGGACGGCCGGGTGGCCTCGCTGAAGCTGGTCGGCGTGCGGATCAGCGACAGCCTGGACCTGGCGGGCGGCACCGTGGTGCCGTACGTGGAGATGAAGCGCTGCCGGTTCGACCGGGACGTGCTGCTGCCGGAGGCGCGGTTCACGACCGTGCGGATGGTGGACTGCTCGGTGCCGCGTCTGGAGGCGGCCCGGGTGCACACCGAGGGCGATCTGCATCTGCCGCGCTGCCGCTTCCACAACGGCGTGCGGCTCACCGACGCGCACATCGGCACGGACCTGCTGCTCAACCAGGCGATCGTCTACCGCGACCGGACCGGCCGCTCGATCGCCGCCGACGGGATGACGGTCGGCCAGGACCTCCAGGCCGAGATGCTGGAGTCGCACGGCGAACTGAGCCTGCGCAGCGCCAAGATCGGCGTGTCGCTGAGTCTGCGCGGCGCGCGGCTGGCCAACCCGTACACCCGGCTGGCGCTGAACGCGCCCCAGATGACGGTGGAGCGCTCGCTGTATCTGACCCCGGCCGGGGTCGGCGGGCAGGCGCTGAGCGGGGCGACGCCCGCGCGCGGGACGCGCATCCAGCGGTTCGAGTGCCGGGGCGGGCTGCGCCTG encodes:
- a CDS encoding oxidoreductase is translated as MTGGTDGAAGTDGVRAGDLPDDLTAAEAGMWQAFRNGSVYDLSDGDSVVDDPHGGHPWGPERTVRARIVAWLLLDGPPALDGRVASLKLVGVRISDSLDLAGGTVVPYVEMKRCRFDRDVLLPEARFTTVRMVDCSVPRLEAARVHTEGDLHLPRCRFHNGVRLTDAHIGTDLLLNQAIVYRDRTGRSIAADGMTVGQDLQAEMLESHGELSLRSAKIGVSLSLRGARLANPYTRLALNAPQMTVERSLYLTPAGVGGQALSGATPARGTRIQRFECRGGLRLDDGRFGDAVDLERARFVLTDEQELSLRRVQTPELRFLGERPPRGKVVLSGARVVTLVDRASAWPGPGNLHMGGFAYENLVPQGPFPLAERLSWVAASTAEYAPEPYERLATVLRNGGEDEDAREVLLAKQRRRRETLPPAAKFWGYAQDWTVAYGYRPGRAAVWMALLWAAGSVAFTHSAPPPVSREGHPQWNPTLFALDLLLPVIDLGQANQWRLTGGWQWLATALILLGWILATTVATGATRTLRRD